The Paenibacillus yonginensis genome segment TCAGGCGGGGCCTTCAATCCAGTTTGGACCTGGCGGTTATTGGGTTGCCGGATTACCGGAAGGAGAACGGAGGGAGATGCTGGAGACCGAACCGGAGATTTTGCAGCACTGGGATGAGGTCTGGGGAGACCGATTGACCGAGTTGGTGCTGATCGGGATTGGATATGACCGCTCGGAAGTCGAAGCCCGATTGGATCAATGCTTGCTGACAGAGCTGGAAATGGGACAGGACTGGTCCACTTTCATTAATCCTCTTCCATGGAGCAGTTGACATCGAATGAGGGTTCGGCTAATATAAGTAAGTTGAATTCGTAATTATTACGATTATTATATGAAGATATGCGGAAGTTTAAAATTGTGAGGAGGCGACCATAATGCGAGTGACTGTTACTCTTGCTTGCACCGAATGTGGGGATCGTAACTATACGACCACTAAAAATAAAAGAAATCATCCTGAGCGCATGGAGCTGCGCAAATATTGCCCGCGTCTCAAGAAATACACGATTCACCGGGAAACCCGCTAAATCAATTCAGAAAAGAGTTGAACCGTTTTGATCCTGTCATCTATGCGCAATGTGGTTTTTGGTTACGGAAATGAACCTGTCGTTGAAAATATATCGCTGGACATCATGGCCGGGGAGTTCCTCGGCATTACCGGTCCAAACGGCGCGGCCAAGTCAACTATTCTCAAGCTCCTGCTTGGCTTGCTCAAGCCGTGGAGCGGGACCGTTCAACTCCACCCCGAGGTTCTGGAGGAAGGCAAGCTGGTCATCGGCTACGTGCCTCAGCAGGTAGCCTCCTTTAACAGCGGGTTCCCCAGCAAGGTGATCGAGCTCGTTCGCTCCGGCTGTTACTCCCGGCTGGGGCTGTTTCGCAGATTCAGCAGCGAACAGGAAGCTATCGTTGAGAAAAGTTTGAAGCAGGTCGGCATGTGGGAGCACCGCGACGCCCGCATCGGCGAGTTGTCCGGCGGGCAGAAGCAGCGGATCTGTATTGCAAGAGCACTGGCGCAGCAGCCGAACGTGCTTATTTTGGATGAGCCCACTACGGGGATGGACCTTCAAAGCCGGATCGGGTTCTACGAATTAATGAAGCATTATGTGAAGGTCCACCGTCTTACGGTCATCATGGTTACTCATGGCCTGGACGAGATGAGCGCCTATCTGGACCGGGTAATCTCGCTGGAGCGAAAGGAAAGTGAAGAGTGGAAATGTTTGACTACGAGTTCATGCAGCGTGCGTTTTGGGCCGGAGGTTTCATAGGGATTATAGCCCCGATTCTGGGCGTTTATTTGATGCTTAGAAGGCAGGCGCTCATTGCGGACACGTTGTCGCACGTTTCCTTGGCCGGGGTGGCACTCGGTTCGGTGCTTCATTTAAATCCGGTAGTGAGCGGTTTTGTTGTGGCTATTGCCGGCGGTTTGGTGATCGAGCAGCTGCGCCGAACCTATCTGACTTACAGTGAAGTGCCGGTCGCCATCATCATGACTTCGGGTTTGGCGCTGGCCGTCCTGTTAATGAGCCTCAAGAGCAATTTGAATAAAAGCTTCAGCGCTTATTTGTTCGGCTCAATTGTGGCCGTTAATGAACAGCAGTTATGGATTATCGGTTTTGTTGCTTTGATTGGCCTTATTTTCTTTATCGTCTTCCGGCGCCCGTTGTACAACTTAACCTTTGATGAGGAAACAGCACAGATTGGCGGCGTGCATGTTCGCCTGTTATCCTTCTCCTTCTCGGTACTGACGGGGATGACGGTTGCTTCCGCCATGCCGATCGTTGGAGTGCTGCTTGTTTCTTCCTTAATGGTGCTGCCGGCCGCATTGGCCTTAAAGATTTCAAGAGGATTTCTATCCGCGGTAATCATTGCGGTTGTAGCAGGGTTGACCGGCATATTCAGCGGACTTTCGGCTTCCTATTATATAAACACCCCTCCGGGGGGGACGATATCCTTGATTCTGCTTCTGTTCTTCCTGGCCGGATTGGCCGTGCAGAAGATTCTTGTCCGCTCCAAACGGCGCAGACGGGTTATCAGATCTTCCTCTTAAGTATAGATAGGATAGGGCGAACTTTTTTACTTTGAATTTGAAAAATAAAGCCTTACCCGTTGCAACAACGGGATAAGGCTTGTTTGATTTGCGCC includes the following:
- a CDS encoding metal ABC transporter permease, translated to MEMFDYEFMQRAFWAGGFIGIIAPILGVYLMLRRQALIADTLSHVSLAGVALGSVLHLNPVVSGFVVAIAGGLVIEQLRRTYLTYSEVPVAIIMTSGLALAVLLMSLKSNLNKSFSAYLFGSIVAVNEQQLWIIGFVALIGLIFFIVFRRPLYNLTFDEETAQIGGVHVRLLSFSFSVLTGMTVASAMPIVGVLLVSSLMVLPAALALKISRGFLSAVIIAVVAGLTGIFSGLSASYYINTPPGGTISLILLLFFLAGLAVQKILVRSKRRRRVIRSSS
- the rpmG gene encoding 50S ribosomal protein L33, whose product is MRVTVTLACTECGDRNYTTTKNKRNHPERMELRKYCPRLKKYTIHRETR
- a CDS encoding metal ABC transporter ATP-binding protein — its product is MILSSMRNVVFGYGNEPVVENISLDIMAGEFLGITGPNGAAKSTILKLLLGLLKPWSGTVQLHPEVLEEGKLVIGYVPQQVASFNSGFPSKVIELVRSGCYSRLGLFRRFSSEQEAIVEKSLKQVGMWEHRDARIGELSGGQKQRICIARALAQQPNVLILDEPTTGMDLQSRIGFYELMKHYVKVHRLTVIMVTHGLDEMSAYLDRVISLERKESEEWKCLTTSSCSVRFGPEVS